A stretch of Pseudomonas sp. 7SR1 DNA encodes these proteins:
- the flgH gene encoding flagellar basal body L-ring protein FlgH, whose product MNRFVSVLALSGITALAGCVAPTPKPNDPYYAPVLPRTPLPAAANNGSIYQAGFEQNLYSDRKAFRVGDIITITLNERTQASKNANSQIDKTSETSVGLTSLFGSSLTTNNPIGSNDLSLNAGYGADRATKGDSKSGQSNSLTGSITVTVADVLPNGIIVVRGEKWLTLNTGDELVRIAGMVRADDIATDNTVSSTRVADARITYSGTGAFADASQPGWFDRFFLSPKFPF is encoded by the coding sequence ATGAATCGCTTTGTATCTGTACTGGCACTGAGTGGGATCACCGCGCTCGCGGGCTGCGTCGCGCCTACGCCCAAGCCCAATGACCCGTACTACGCTCCGGTGTTGCCGCGCACGCCGTTGCCGGCCGCCGCCAATAACGGCTCGATCTACCAGGCCGGCTTCGAACAGAACCTGTACAGCGACCGCAAGGCCTTCCGGGTCGGTGACATCATCACCATCACCCTGAACGAGCGGACCCAGGCCAGCAAGAACGCCAACTCGCAGATCGACAAGACCAGCGAGACCAGCGTCGGCCTTACCTCGCTGTTCGGTTCCAGCCTGACCACCAACAACCCGATCGGCAGCAATGACCTGAGCCTCAACGCCGGCTATGGCGCCGACCGGGCCACCAAGGGTGACAGCAAGTCCGGGCAGAGCAATAGCCTGACCGGTTCGATCACCGTGACCGTCGCCGATGTGCTGCCCAACGGCATCATCGTCGTGCGGGGCGAGAAGTGGCTGACCCTCAACACTGGTGACGAACTGGTGCGTATCGCGGGTATGGTCCGTGCGGATGACATCGCGACCGACAACACCGTTTCGTCGACTCGTGTGGCCGATGCGCGCATTACGTACTCGGGTACCGGTGCGTTTGCCGATGCGAGTCAGCCGGGCTGGTTCGACCGTTTCTTCCTCAGCCCCAAGTTCCCTTTCTAG
- the flgK gene encoding flagellar hook-associated protein FlgK, protein MSLLNIGMSGLSASQTALVTTGNNIANVDTAGYSRQQTVQTTKASNQYGNVFIGSGTTLADVRRVYNSYLEAQLKTTTSLNSDAAAYQGQITPLDSLLSDSGTGLNGALTKFFASVQNVNAKPGDDASRQLLLSDAQALSNRFNSVASQLTAQNENINGNLSNMVDQINSLATTVAQLNKKIAEVSNSGGAPNDLLDARSETIRQLSTFTGTQVVENGSSLDIYLGSGQPLVMGNITNKLEAVPDKNDPGRMGIQLNSGSSVMDLTQVITGGEIGGLMRYRSTVLDPAMNELGRVALVVADQMNTIQASGIDKNGAFGSNLFSNINSTAQMSQRSVAALSNSAGSGNFNVSIEDTGKLTTNDYKVTFTSATGYIVQRLPDGTSMGAFSTTTTPPPVIDGFSMTFANGTAAAGDSFKITPTRNAAGSIKTEMTDSKRLAIAAPLGAAITPGGSGTLTIPASGQPTMTTKLDIYDEATTSIIQNGIKNSMPVKVVFGATSADGTSQAYQLLDAQGGTLSSGTIKPGQSNTLSLSVPLKDASDNPIMDSSVPPVQRTVTFDMSIAGAPSNGAGIDISLSQPGSLDNRNGTALAGLQTAKTVDTGSASKGISLNDAYGKLVEGVGAKAAQGKLDSAATGAILNNAKNARDSLSGVDLDEETGNLVKFQQYYTASSQIIKAAQEIFSTLINSL, encoded by the coding sequence ATGAGTTTGCTCAATATCGGGATGTCGGGTCTGTCCGCAAGCCAGACCGCACTGGTAACCACGGGTAACAACATCGCCAACGTCGATACCGCCGGGTATTCGCGTCAGCAGACCGTGCAGACCACCAAGGCGTCGAACCAGTACGGCAACGTGTTCATTGGTTCCGGCACGACCCTGGCCGATGTGCGCCGGGTATATAACTCGTATCTTGAAGCGCAGTTGAAAACCACCACCTCGCTCAACAGCGATGCGGCGGCCTACCAGGGGCAGATCACTCCGCTGGACTCCCTGCTGTCGGACAGCGGTACCGGCCTCAACGGTGCGCTGACCAAGTTCTTCGCCTCGGTGCAGAACGTCAACGCCAAGCCGGGGGACGATGCGTCCCGCCAACTGCTGCTCAGCGATGCCCAGGCCTTGAGCAACCGTTTCAATTCGGTTGCCAGCCAGTTGACCGCCCAGAACGAGAACATCAACGGCAACCTGTCGAACATGGTCGACCAGATCAACAGTCTGGCCACCACTGTTGCCCAGTTGAACAAGAAAATCGCCGAAGTCTCCAACTCCGGCGGCGCGCCAAACGATCTGCTCGATGCCCGTAGCGAAACCATTCGCCAACTGTCCACGTTCACCGGCACCCAGGTCGTCGAGAACGGCAGCAGCCTGGACATCTACCTCGGCTCCGGCCAGCCACTGGTCATGGGCAATATCACCAATAAACTCGAGGCGGTGCCGGACAAGAACGACCCGGGTCGCATGGGCATCCAGCTCAACAGCGGCTCGAGTGTCATGGACCTGACCCAGGTAATTACCGGCGGTGAAATCGGCGGCCTGATGCGCTATCGCAGCACCGTACTGGATCCGGCCATGAACGAGCTGGGCCGGGTGGCACTGGTCGTCGCCGACCAGATGAATACCATCCAGGCTTCGGGCATCGACAAGAACGGTGCGTTTGGCTCCAACCTGTTCAGCAACATCAACAGCACTGCGCAGATGAGCCAGCGCAGCGTCGCCGCGCTGAGTAACAGCGCAGGTTCCGGCAACTTCAACGTGTCCATCGAAGACACCGGCAAGCTGACCACCAACGACTATAAAGTGACGTTCACCAGCGCCACTGGATATATCGTACAGCGCTTGCCCGACGGGACTTCGATGGGGGCATTCAGCACCACGACCACGCCGCCGCCGGTGATCGACGGTTTTTCGATGACCTTTGCCAACGGCACCGCGGCGGCCGGCGATTCGTTCAAGATCACCCCGACCCGCAACGCGGCGGGCAGCATCAAGACCGAGATGACCGACTCCAAGCGGCTGGCGATCGCGGCCCCGCTGGGCGCGGCCATTACGCCGGGCGGCAGCGGCACGCTGACCATTCCGGCCAGCGGCCAGCCGACCATGACGACCAAGCTGGACATCTATGATGAAGCTACCACCAGCATCATCCAGAACGGCATCAAGAACTCCATGCCGGTCAAGGTGGTGTTCGGTGCGACTTCGGCCGACGGCACAAGCCAGGCCTACCAGCTGCTCGACGCCCAAGGCGGTACGCTCAGCAGCGGTACGATCAAGCCGGGCCAGAGCAACACCCTGAGCCTGAGCGTTCCGCTCAAGGACGCCAGTGACAACCCGATCATGGATTCGTCCGTACCGCCGGTGCAGCGTACCGTCACGTTCGACATGTCCATTGCCGGTGCGCCATCCAACGGTGCCGGCATCGATATCAGTCTCAGCCAGCCCGGCAGCCTGGACAACCGTAACGGTACCGCCCTGGCAGGTCTTCAGACAGCCAAGACCGTGGACACCGGTTCGGCCAGCAAGGGAATCTCCCTGAACGATGCCTACGGCAAGCTGGTAGAGGGGGTCGGCGCCAAGGCCGCCCAGGGCAAGCTGGACAGCGCCGCCACCGGCGCGATCCTGAACAACGCCAAGAACGCCCGCGACTCGCTTTCGGGCGTGGACCTGGATGAAGAAACCGGCAATCTGGTCAAGTTCCAGCAGTACTACACCGCGTCCTCGCAGATCATCAAGGCGGCGCAGGAAATCTTCAGCACATTGATCAACAGTCTTTAA
- a CDS encoding flagellar basal body P-ring protein FlgI, producing MSAAFSVQAERLKDIASISGVRSNQLIGYGLVVGLNGTGDQTTQTPFTLQTFNNMLSQFGIKVPAGSGNVQLKNVAAVSVSADLPAFAKPGQQVDITVSSIGNSKSLRGGTLLLTPLKGIDGNVYAIAQGNLVVGGFDAEGRDGSKITVNVPSAGRIPGGASVERAVPSGFNQGNSLTLNLNRSDFTTAKRIVDKINDMLGPGVAQAIDGGSIRVTAPLDPSQRVDYLSILENLEVDPGQAVAKVIINSRTGTIVIGQNVKVSPAAVTHGSLTVTITEDPIVSQPGPLSNGQTAVVPRSRVNAEQEAKPMFKFGPGATLDEIVRAVNQVGAAPGDLMAILEALKQAGALQADLIVI from the coding sequence ATGTCGGCGGCCTTCAGCGTTCAAGCCGAGCGCCTGAAGGATATCGCCAGCATCTCCGGCGTGCGTTCCAACCAGTTGATCGGCTACGGCCTGGTCGTGGGGTTGAACGGCACGGGTGACCAGACCACCCAGACGCCGTTCACCTTGCAGACCTTCAACAACATGCTGTCGCAGTTCGGCATCAAGGTGCCGGCGGGTTCGGGCAACGTGCAGTTGAAGAACGTCGCGGCGGTCTCGGTCAGCGCCGATCTGCCGGCGTTCGCCAAGCCCGGTCAGCAAGTGGATATCACCGTTTCCTCCATCGGTAACTCCAAGAGCCTGCGTGGTGGCACCTTGCTGCTGACGCCGCTCAAGGGGATCGACGGCAACGTCTACGCCATTGCGCAGGGCAACCTGGTGGTGGGTGGTTTCGATGCCGAAGGGCGCGATGGTTCGAAGATCACCGTCAACGTTCCGTCGGCAGGTCGCATCCCTGGCGGTGCGTCGGTGGAGCGTGCGGTGCCGAGCGGTTTCAACCAGGGCAACAGCCTGACGCTGAACCTCAACCGTTCCGACTTCACCACCGCCAAGCGCATCGTCGACAAGATCAACGACATGCTCGGCCCAGGCGTGGCCCAGGCTATCGACGGCGGTTCGATCCGCGTCACTGCGCCCCTGGACCCGAGCCAGCGGGTCGACTACCTGTCGATCCTGGAAAACCTGGAAGTCGATCCGGGCCAGGCGGTGGCGAAGGTCATCATCAACTCGCGCACCGGTACCATCGTGATCGGCCAGAACGTCAAGGTGTCGCCAGCGGCGGTGACTCACGGCAGCCTGACGGTGACCATCACCGAAGACCCGATCGTCAGCCAGCCGGGGCCGTTGTCCAACGGCCAGACCGCCGTGGTTCCCCGCTCGCGGGTCAACGCCGAGCAGGAAGCCAAGCCGATGTTCAAGTTCGGCCCGGGCGCGACCCTGGATGAAATCGTCCGGGCGGTGAACCAGGTCGGCGCGGCACCGGGCGACCTGATGGCGATTCTCGAAGCCTTGAAGCAGGCCGGCGCGTTGCAAGCCGACCTGATCGTGATTTAA
- the flgJ gene encoding flagellar assembly peptidoglycan hydrolase FlgJ, whose product MDMRKGALISGDSASYSDLNRLNQLKVGDKNSDGNLRKVAQEFESLFIGEMLKSMRSATEVLGKDNPMNTPEAKQYQEMYDQQLAVSMSREGGGIGLADVLLRQMSKNKPLASGEAATLSAAKQQEAQDQVAKAPVPTPVAAGTLSDGPLSRTSGQRPLWASRAVRAPQEAGEGGHRNDMELLNQRRLALPPKLADRLLAGLVPSAVANGKVNADAPAMNILPDRAVTGVKPASGELANGDWLATLKAAESKGDMQIYGRAVAQPPLAPARKAFRDADEFVNAMLPMAKEAADRIGVDPRYLVAQAALETGWGKSVMRQPDGSSSHNLFGIKASKNWTGDSARAITSEFRNGEMVKETAEFRSYASYRDSFHDLVNLLQSNSRYQDVLKSADNPEQFVRELQKAGYATDPNYASKISNIARQMTSYQNYASAGATTTL is encoded by the coding sequence ATGGATATGCGCAAAGGCGCCTTGATCAGCGGGGATTCGGCTTCCTACTCGGACCTCAATCGCCTGAATCAGCTCAAGGTCGGCGACAAGAACAGCGACGGTAACCTGCGCAAGGTGGCGCAGGAGTTCGAGTCGCTGTTCATCGGCGAGATGCTCAAGTCCATGCGTTCGGCCACCGAGGTGCTGGGCAAGGACAACCCTATGAACACGCCCGAGGCCAAGCAGTACCAGGAAATGTACGACCAGCAGTTGGCCGTTTCCATGTCTCGTGAGGGCGGAGGCATCGGCCTGGCGGATGTGTTGCTGCGTCAGATGTCCAAGAACAAGCCCCTGGCATCGGGCGAGGCGGCCACGTTGTCGGCCGCCAAGCAGCAAGAGGCGCAGGACCAGGTTGCCAAGGCACCGGTGCCCACGCCTGTGGCTGCCGGAACCTTGTCCGACGGCCCTCTTTCGCGCACCAGCGGCCAACGTCCGCTGTGGGCTTCGCGGGCCGTGAGGGCACCGCAGGAAGCGGGCGAGGGTGGTCACCGCAACGACATGGAGCTGCTCAATCAGCGTCGCCTGGCCTTGCCGCCGAAACTGGCCGACCGACTGTTGGCCGGGCTGGTGCCTTCGGCTGTGGCCAATGGCAAGGTCAATGCCGATGCCCCCGCGATGAACATCCTGCCGGACCGCGCCGTTACCGGCGTCAAGCCTGCCTCTGGCGAATTGGCCAATGGCGACTGGTTGGCGACGCTCAAGGCCGCCGAGTCCAAGGGCGACATGCAGATTTACGGCCGCGCCGTGGCCCAGCCGCCACTGGCGCCGGCGCGCAAGGCTTTCCGCGATGCCGACGAGTTCGTCAACGCCATGTTGCCGATGGCCAAGGAAGCGGCAGACCGCATCGGTGTCGATCCGCGTTACCTGGTGGCCCAGGCTGCCCTGGAAACCGGTTGGGGCAAGTCGGTCATGCGCCAGCCCGATGGCAGCAGCAGCCACAACCTGTTCGGCATCAAGGCCAGCAAGAACTGGACGGGCGATTCGGCCCGGGCGATCACCAGCGAATTCCGCAATGGCGAGATGGTCAAGGAGACGGCCGAGTTCCGTTCCTACGCCTCGTACCGCGACAGTTTCCATGACCTGGTCAACCTGCTGCAAAGCAACAGCCGCTATCAAGATGTGCTGAAGTCGGCCGATAACCCGGAACAGTTTGTACGCGAGTTGCAGAAGGCCGGTTACGCCACCGATCCGAACTACGCCAGCAAGATTTCGAACATAGCCCGGCAGATGACGAGTTACCAAAACTACGCGTCGGCTGGCGCCACAACGACTTTATAA